ACTATGTATCGCACTATCAAACATGGTATCAccttatttgttatttaaattagaaatatatatatatatatatatatatatatatatatacatatatatatatatatatatatatatatgaataaaaaatgcttaaattgaATCGTAAACCTAATAATTAATGTTATGTTTCGTGCATACGTGTGGGGGTAGAGGTTGTAATAGTGGAGAATATATATGTAAGATAATTGTTGATGGAAACAACCCCATAAAATTCACTTGCAACATGTTTTATGAACGCCAAAATAACGTTAAACTAACAGTGAAAAGATTCAGATGATGAGGTTAATGCCGAGAACTAAGAACCTTAGCTGTCATTTGGACTAATTGCTTTGTAATTATTGCATTGGGTGCAAATAATATTGTCAAATTTGGTTAATATATTCGTCATATCCGCCTTTAATACCcactagaaaagaaaataaagagagaaagaatgtGTTGAACCTATAAGAAACCTTTCATTAGCATGATTCGTCATATCATGTTTGGACTGATTCTCTTAACATGTCACAACCATGATTTTAAATattctaaactaaactaaacatCTTAAGAAAATCAATGCCGTCCACCTCCTTGccatgatatatttttttactgaTCAGTGATCACAATCTGAAGAGTTTAGAGCAATTTTGAATTTCCCCTCTGTCCTAACcaaggaaaaaaaggaaaataatccTCCTTCATAGTACTTTGTTGTGCTAATAATGCCTAAGCCTAGCAACAATATGTAAGAGTGTTCTTGACAAATTATAGACAAAAAGCCTGTCAGATTCTTAAAAGACCATTTAATTATCTCATAAAATCTGccaaaaatcttaatttaactataaatcatattataatttgGTAGCCGACAATAATTAACAAACAGGGAATGTAAGCGATTGTTTTCGGACAAATTAATGCACATTGGATCTTTTGTCAATGTTGAAACGAACAAACACAATTGGTAGATTTTAGCAAGACAAGCGTCACAATGACGATCACACTTTGCATTTAAGGTGCTATATGGTTTGCACCAAATGCAACTTTAATTTAAGGTATTTGAAATAGTacccaaaagaaaatgaaaaattattgtatattctcagagtactataaatgcgtgctctctcctctcaaatGAATGATGGATCCTATGAAAGAGAGGAGTACACATCTATAGTATTCAGGAAgtaactaataattttccaaagaaaagaaaataatattaattactgGAGTATTATTCCCATTCTACAACAAGGGCAATGAGCATTGTTCTCTAGCCATGGCACCAAGCATCTCACATGGAATCTATGGGCACAAGGCAGGTGCACTAGGTTCTCACCAGCTTTGAACAGTTCCAAGCAAACGGCACAGTCATCTTGGTCCGAAGCCTTCCAGCTCAACTTGGTCCAACTGAACCTTCTTGACCGTCTCTTCTTTGACCCAAACACCTCTGTGTGCAATTCTCCCAGTACCATTGACCTTTCCTCCGCACACCTTAGCCCGTCTTTGTTACTGTTATTCCTAgattcaattatataaaattgggaaacaaattattaatatatcaTTCAAATAAGCTGAGAGGGTTGTGGATTCTTGAATCTAAAAGAGATTAATTTTACATAGCCAGCATGCGTGTGTGTTAGCAAAGACCATAAGGTTTTGCTAACATTTGTTTGgaaagttgaaacttgaaaccaCAAAGCtacttatatttatatatacctTTTAGTTTCTGATGATTTCCTTGGTATTCTTAACTTCCCATCTAATCTTTCCTTGGCTTCTCTGGCTACTTCTTCTAGCTTCTCATCCTGGCTTACTTGGTTTAATAAAGTTCTTTGCTGCTTTTTTTGGTTGGTGTTAGCTTAATGACATTAGTAACAAATACTCAAAATAGAAAGACAAATaaactttgagagagagatgtaCCAGTGAAGAGGTATAGGAATGATGAGTATCATGGTTGCTTGTGTACAAGCAGAAAGAGGAGCGCCTTGTTCCACCGTGCACAGCCATAATTGGTGAATCAGACCAAGCCACACTCTGATGGAACCGCCTTCTTCGAGCACATTCGACTCCTGGAAGGCTTCCAGCCATTGATAACAAGCAACCTAAGCAATTCAAAAGGAGAAAAGGGAAGGTGCTATTAATTTACAATTCATCTTCAAATTCTGATATTTGTATGCCTTATACGCAAGCTATATCCGAAactaagaagaaaaaacaaatgtgTCCATATGATGGGAGAGCAAGAAAAGATACCTCAAATGACAGTTAGATAGGAAATTCTGATTGAGATGGAGTACTctttaaatgtgagaaaattaaaatttttactgTTACAAATCATTTGAAAGATGGTGGGAGACAAAGCTGGGTCCATGACATTATGGCTGCACAACAATCTTTATCTCACAAACACAAAGTCACAAACACACACTCGCTCAGATTCTTTCTAGATGATTTGTTTAGTTATACTTTAAGGTAATTATTATTGGATCAAAACTCAGAAGGGAAAAGGAAGGAGCTAAGGAAGCTGCAACGCAATTCACCAACCTATGATCAACATCTATTCTACTCGGCTATATATACACAATCCACACTTTTTTGTGGCGTGGTAAACGCACGTGAAGTGACTAACCAAATCGTCATCTTCGTGTTACATTTagactcaattttttttttttaacaatattttttgcaatGATTGAAATGGTAGAATGACAACCATTTCAAGAATTACGGCAAATGACCGCTGCTCGCTTAggtacacttagattaggttagagtagaatttcatctcaaataataataaaaataaaaatatgaattttgtcaaatatagtaaaaaaaagttgtgttcGTGACATTATTGTACGTTAAATATTGTTAGCGTTTTCCCTGTAATTAATATGTTATTTGCTAAACCCCGAGGGGCAACACAATTCTATGGGAGTTCAACGATTTTTTTCTAATGTTGGTTTAGCATGCTATTTTCTGAACCTCAAGGGACAATTATATGAGGATCGTGTTTTACACGGTGCTCAGTGTTGTATAATTGGTCACAAGCAATGAGTCTTGACCTAAGGTTGATTGCTGGTATTAGGATTGGAAAATCAACACAAAATTTAGTCATTTTGTTATAAATGAATCATTTACATATACAAGTTGGGAATCtttatatgcatgaaaaatatgtTAAGAACTCATAATTGAATCCGAATTTTGGCACTAAAACGGTAAAACCctttttatcatcattgtcatcataATAGTAGAACATATAGAGAAAAAGCTTGAAGATTGTTAGGTGGTATGTCGATGTCCTCAAGTATTGAAGTTTTTGTCAATTGTGATGTAATAAAACCAATTCTCTATCCCCCTCTCTTTCTTACAAGAGATCTTAAAAGAACCCTCCTATATTCCACCCTCACCAGTTGAACCTTTtagattgaaaaaattaatatcattaAGCTACGAGATCATTTGCAAATTGCAATGcaacttccttttctttttttttcttttttttttttcttcttctatttaaCGTGGTATCTTATTCTACCACACAGAAAAACCATACAATTAATAGTATTTTATTCAACCGGCAGAGAGAAAGCAAACCAGAAACAAACATGAGTGGTTCATTCATTGAACAATCTGAAACCCAATCTTTAATTAATACACCCGAATTTTAGAACAATTTGTACGTCAACTCGAAATAAAAGTCTTAAGAGAAACCGCGTATTCAGAAAAGAAACCTAGCTATACTACATATACCGGATCACtacaaaggaaaataaattaaaagatatataagAACCTTATTTTTCAGGTCATGTCAATGTTcaccattaaaaataaaaataaaaagagtcaTGTCAACATGGTGGAGCAAGGATTTCAATTTAGgggaaaaaatagaagaaaatgtttataaaaaaaacttcaaatatgTTAATTGAtattaatcataaaaaattgtaagtGTAATACAAAAactaatgttaaaaaaaatataattataaatctaatttaatactataaaataaattgaaaaaataatttgttctaaaagTATTTAGAGTATGGCAATATACTTAGGGGTGTTCCACTAGAATCCACCACCAAATTCACCAGATATAACCGACTTAACTTGAGCTGACCGCGCCAACCGACCTGATGCCTTGGCAGTTGGCAATGAGTGCTTCCATTCAAAACTTGCTGACTCTCGGTCAAGTGGCGATTCTACCTCTCCGAAACTCAATTCGAACTGACCTGAATGCCACCCCCTTTGCTTCGTTAATATCTACCTTTGCTCTGCCCATATTTGCCTTCACTCCACGTAGATCTACATTTGTCGTGCTCTTGCCCAAATCTCCCTTCACCATGGCTCGATTTGTCTTCTCTGTGCTCAAATCTCCCATTGCCGAGCTCAAATTTGTCTTCATCCTGACTGGATCTCCCTTCATCGTGCGTAGCTCCACCTAGATCTGCTAAGTTCTCTGCCAAGATTTGCcacttcaatttcttttttttcttttttttttgactgttTGCCACTTCAATTTCAACCGAAACTAAATTTGCTGCACTCGACAACCGTCTCGATTAGATCCAATCTCCACTTCGGTCGACGATGGGTGCCGTTTTCTACTACCCTACAAGTcaagcccaaacccaaaccGACCCGACCTGTGGGCACTCCTAAATACACTCGTAAAGTTGTATACACGTCTAACTGCCTTAATTGCTTTgtaaaaattaggaaaaattcaacatttctttctctatttctttaaaatatttaaaatttaagtttatggCAAAATTTTAGAGTTTAAAATTGAAATGTCAAGAggtgaaggagaagaagaaatgcTAGAGACTTTAAGATTTTGAACCTTACAAGGAtattagaatttctttttccaataaaaaaaaatgtatacaaCGTAGGACCAGACAAAAACTCTTGGAAGAGTGCCTTTGATATTAGGCCTGACCGCTGGTTGGAGAATTATTTTAGCTCATCTCACAGGAGAGCTCATATTCAAAGGGCGGACCTTGGCCCTATTAGTGTTATGACTTTCTTAGCCGCCCTTCTGTTCCGTAGCCGACTTAGCCGATAGCTTAGTCCTGCCTGCATAAGAATGTATTATGGGTACGGAGAGCTATCCGGACCGATTCTTTCTCgaagcctttttatttttattaggaagcctttttatttttattatgttacTGTCATGGAAGGCAAAGCATCCAAGACATTTCTAATACTAGTGCGTGTAAGATATTTAATAAGGATGATGTTGGGGGGTCGGGTGGACTGCCCAGTCTGCCCCCTTTACATCAATGTAGTTGCAATAGTGTTTTAGtttagtgagttttttttttttttttttttaaaccctttTGTTTATTCAACTGGCACTATAGTtatagtgctttttttttttttttttctcagtaattggtttgtgttttttttttcttttaaatattaatgTAAGCTGACATCTATACTGTTATACTaacataacaaatttcacaatatttttacaattattgacgtgtcaattaAGCAGCAATGCCGCTACAGTGATTTGGCACTGTGCATCCGGTGCAAAACACTGTGCAGCACTTTAGCtgcaacaatgttttggtttagtgagttttttttttttccccctcaacCCTTTTGTTTATTCAACTGGCACTATAGCTacagtgcttttttttttcccctcaataatcggtttgtattttttttttccttataaatatTAATGTAAGCTGACATTTATACTGTTATACTgacataacaaatttcacaatattttcataaatattgacgtataaattttttacaaatcgaaataaaatagtaaaataaaatatgagattggttttttttttttccagtaattggtttgtgtttttttttttttaaatattgatgtaagctgacatatatattgttatactgacacaacaaatttcacaattattgacgtgtaaatttcttacaagtcgaaataaagtaataaaatatgagactgtagccaaccacaactgaaaataaatgttttaaaaaaatattacaacacttattgttatcacaatacacTGTAGCACTGTAGCTACAACAGTGCTTTGATTtagttttcacaattattgacatgtcaatttcttacaagtcaaaataaaataataaaataaaatatgagattttagtaattggtttgtatttttttttcttttaaatattgatgtaagctaacatttatattgttatactgacacaataaatttcacaatattttcacaattattgacctgtcaatttcttacaaatcgaaataaaataataaaatatgagactgtagccaaccaaaactgaaaataaatgttttaaaaaaatgttacaacacttattgttatcacaatacacTGTAACACTGTAGCTACAACAGTGCTTTGGTTtagttagtcttttttttttttttctttcagtaatcggtttgtgtttttttttcttttaaatattgatgtaagttgacatttatatattgttatactgacacaataaatttcacaatattttcacaattattgaggtatcaattttttacaagtcgaaaaaataaaataaaatatgagactgtgaccacaattgaaaataaatgttttgagaaaatgttacaacacttattgttatcataatatttttacaattgttgagatctcgTTTTCttgaatatcaaataaaaaaaatactaaatccacaacattttaacattaatttc
This genomic stretch from Castanea sativa cultivar Marrone di Chiusa Pesio chromosome 1, ASM4071231v1 harbors:
- the LOC142607596 gene encoding uncharacterized protein LOC142607596 isoform X2, which codes for MAGSLPGVECARRRRFHQSVAWSDSPIMAVHGGTRRSSFCLYTSNHDTHHSYTSSLQRTLLNQVSQDEKLEEVAREAKERLDGKLRIPRKSSETKRNNSNKDGLRCAEERSMVLGELHTEVFGSKKRRSRRFSWTKLSWKASDQDDCAVCLELFKAGENLVHLPCAHRFHVRCLVPWLENNAHCPCCRMGIILQ
- the LOC142607596 gene encoding uncharacterized protein LOC142607596 isoform X1; the encoded protein is MAGSLPGVECARRRRFHQSVAWSDSPIMAVHGGTRRSSFCLYTSNHDTHHSYTSSLQQRTLLNQVSQDEKLEEVAREAKERLDGKLRIPRKSSETKRNNSNKDGLRCAEERSMVLGELHTEVFGSKKRRSRRFSWTKLSWKASDQDDCAVCLELFKAGENLVHLPCAHRFHVRCLVPWLENNAHCPCCRMGIILQ